Part of the Streptomyces sp. WMMC500 genome is shown below.
CTGGACGAGCGAGGGCTCGCCGAGGACACGATCGTGGTGATGACCAGCGACCACGGCTGGCCCTGGCCACGGGCCAAGACCAACCTCTACGACGCCGGCACCCACGTGCCGCTCGCGATCCGCTGGCCGGGCCGGGCCACCCCCGGCACGGTCATCGACCGCCTGACCGTGCTGAGCGATCTCGCTCCCACCTTCCTCCACGCCGCCGGGCTGCCCATACCCACGGCGATGACCGGGCAGTCGCTGCTGCCGGCCCTCTCGGACACGGCCGCCCCGCGGAAGTTCGTCGTCCTCGAGCGCGAACGGCACACCCACGCCCGGGAGGGGAACCTCTCGTACCCCGTCCGCGCGCTGCGGACGGACAGGTGGCTGTACGTCCGCAACTTCTTCCCGGAGCGCTGGCCCGCCGGCGACCCGGACTTCGCCTCGCCCAACCAGGGGGTCTTCGGCGATATCGACGCGGGCCCCACCAAGACGCAGCTTCTCGAGAACCGGCACGAGCCGGGATTCGCCGGGGCATTCCGGTTGGCCACCGGCAAGCGGCCGAAGGAGGAGCTCTACGACCTCGCGTCCGACCCGCACAGCCTGAAGAACCTCGCAGACGATCCCGAACGTGCCGGGGTGAAGGCCCGGCTCCGGGAGCAGTTGCGGAACTGGATGCTGCGCACCGGCGACCCGCGTGCCACCGACCCACGGACCGACTTCTGGGACAAGGTCGAATACTTCGGGTAACACCCTCCGCGCGCAGCCGGGGCGGGAAGGAGTCAACCGGCGGCGCACCGGTGCACTCCTGAGGACGCACTCGGACGGCCGGGGAACGGTAAGGACCGGGCTGTACGCGACGAACGCCGTACGCGGCGACCGACGCCGACACCCGGTCCACCGTCCGCACGTCGAAGGCGCCGCCATGACCGCCGTCCCCCAGCCGTCCACCGACGACCCCTCCCCCTCCTGCCAGAGTCCCGTCGACGTCCGTCCGCAGGCCGTCGACCACGAGCTGCTGCCCGCGCTGCGTTTCCAGCACCCGGCCCGCACCGACATGTCCGTGCGCTACAGCGAGCCCGACCGGCACGAGCCGGGCTGCACGCGGCCGGTGACCGAGGAGGGCACCGTGCGGGCCGAACCGCCGTCCACGCCGGCCTTCCTGCTGACCGTCGGGCCCGACACCTTCCGGCTGGCCGACGTCCACTGGCACACACCGTCCGAACACACCGTGGGCGGTGTGGCCTTCCCCCTCGAACAGCACATGAAGTACGAACGGGTGGACACCGTGACCCGGCCCCGCCGCAGACGGAGCCGGACGCCACACCGCGGGCGCCCGGCCACTACGCGGTCGTCGCCGTCTTCCTCCACCCCGGGGATCCCAACCCGGCGCTGGACCGGCTACTGCACGCCGCCTCCAGGGACACCCGCCCCCGCCCGGTGCCCGGCGTGGAGTTCGACGCGCTGCTTCCGACCTGCACCGAGTCGTACCGCTACACCGGCTCCACCACCACCTGCCCGTACCTGCCCGGTGTCCGCTGGCACCTGCTCACCCACCCCGTGCAGGCAACCCGGGCCGCCCTCGACCACTACCGAACCGTCCTCCCCGACGGCAACGCCCGCCCGGTCCAGCGCCTCGGCCGGCGCCGCATCCGCGGCGACCGCCACCGCTGGTGGTGACCGGCCCCGCCCAGGTCGGAGACGGCGAGGCCGACCACCGGTGGTGGGGACCGGCCGAGGTCATGCCGATGGAGCGGCCGTCCTACCGAGTGCACCGGAACCACCAGATCCTACTGAGAGGTCATCTGCACGACGGCGATCGTCGTCCTGTCCATTCTCGCCGTGTGGATCGTGCTCGTTCTCCTGACGGCCCGTGGCTACTCGAAGACACAGAAGCAAAAGCAACAGCGCGACTGATCCGCTACCACCGCGACGGGGAGCTACTGATCCCAGGCTGCACCGAGCGCCAGCAGGCGCTCGCGGTACTCGATGACCTCGACCCACTCCGACGGCCAGGCCGCCACCCCGTGGTACGCGCCGGCGAACGCCCCGGCCAGGGCGGCGATCGAGTCGGAGTCGCCGCAGGAGTAGGCGCCGCGGCGCACGGCGGCCGGCGGGTCGTCGGGGTGCTGGAGGAAGCAGAACAGAGCGGTGGCGAACGCCTCCTCGGCGATCCAGCCCTCACCGGTGGCCAGGCAGGGGTCGGCGTCCGGATCGGCGTCCGGCAGCGTGGCCTCGACCCGGTCCAGGACGGCCAGGCACTCCTCCCAGCCACGGGAGATGAAGGAGATCCGGTCCGAATCCCGGGTGTGCTCGGCCAGATCGCCCAGCCAGTCGGCCCGGTACACCGCCCGGTTCGCCTCCCCGTAGGCGCGCAGCAGCGGCAGCAGCTCCTGCGGGGCCGTGCCCTGGGCCAGCAGGTGGACGGTGTGCGCGGTCAGGTCGCTGGCTGCCAGTGCGGTGGGGTGCCCGTGGGTGAGGCCGGACTGCAACTGGGCCGCGCCAGAGCGCTGTTGGGCACTCAGCCCCGGGATCAGGCCGAGCGGTGCGACCCGCATGTTCGCCCCGCAGCCCTTGGACCCCACCACGCTGGCCCGCTGCCAGGCCCCGCCCCGCTCCAGCGCCTCGCACGCGCGCAGGCAGGTGCCCCCGGGGGCCCGGTTGTTCTCCGGCGAGTGGTACCAGCTCAGGAAGTGCGCCCGGACCGGCGGTTCCATGCGCTCGGCGGTAAGCGGGCCGCCGGCGAGTACCGTGTGGAGCGCCTCGCCGAGGGCGAGGGTCATCTGCGTGTCGTCGGTGACGTAGGCCGTACCCGAGGAGACCGGCAGCGGAAGCGAACGCCACGGCCCGAACTTCGCCTCGATCTGGGCGAGGGTGCTGAACTCGGTGGGGAAACCCATGGCATCCCCGACGGCCAGCCCCAGAAGTGCCCCCGTCGCACGCTTCATCCCGTCCCCACCCCATCGCTGTTCCGGTCCACCGATCCTAGGCCGCCCGGGCCGAGCGGTGGCGACGCCAGCGACGTCAGCCTGGCCGGCTTCTTTCACTCTGAGGGACAGCGTTGAGGTCGAGCTCGCTGAGGCCGCGGCCCTCGAAGTGCGCCGCGGGCGCGGGTCGGTGCCGGCGGCCCGCCGGGGCCGGAACAGGGTCCATCCGATGTGCGCCGGCGTCGGGTGTCGTAGGGACAGCGCGTCGCTTTCGAGAAAGGTGCGCGCAGCCACGAGGGCCATGCGGCCCCCGGCGCCGACGCCCCGACCAGCGCCTCACGCGGTCCAGGGCCGCGCGCCTGACCCGTCAACGAACGGCCCGCCGAGCCCGCCAGCCAGGCTATGCCCTGCTCAGACACTCCCGCGGCCCCGCGGGAGTGCTGAGCACCTACAGGGCCGGCCGTAGCCCGGACACTCCCACGGACCATGGGAACGCTCGGGAGCCCTGCCGGCCACCACCCAGGAAGGGGGCACTTGCCACCGTAGAACGCCCGGCCCGCGCCGAGCCGCTCCGCGAGATCACGGCGTGTCCTCACCGCGTGTGCAGCACCGGGACTCCGTCTGTCCGGGACACTGGCGAATACCGCGAAAGCCCTGGAGGACGCAGCAGGAGACCCGCGGGACCGACGCGGCTTCGTCATCGCCTCACTGGGCACGCTCACCGCCGCCCACTTTGCCGCTACCACCGAAGCCGCCGCCAGCGGTGCCGCCACTAGCCGGACGGAGCCTGCTCCAGTTCTACGGCTCCTCGGTGGCGGGACCTTCTTCGCGCTCTACACCCCTGGCCCTGATCAGCGGAGAGATGAGCAGGTCGTACACCGCGACACCGGCGAGTCCGCCGATGAGCGGGCCGACAATGGGGATCCACCAGTAGCCGTTGAACCACTCGAACGTACCGGGGAGAGCAATAGAACCCCAGCCTTCGAAATACGTCAACAATCGTGGGCCGAGGTCGCGTGCGGGATTGATTGCGTACCCTGCGTTTGTGCCGAAAGACAAACCGATCGCGACGACCACCAAACCGATGAGGAACGGATGGAGATTGGACATCGGAGCAGTATTGCGCTTGTCGATGAGTGCGCAGATCAGCAGAAGCAGGATGCCGGTCCCCACGATCTGGTCGAGCAAGGGACCCCACCAGGAGTCTCCAAAGTATTCGGCGGGGTACGTGGCGAAGATCGAGAATGTGGGCAGCGATTCATCTCGCGGGACACCCTCCTTTTTGATGGCCGCGTCGATGGCCCACCTGTAGGTCGCGTAGATGAGCGCGGCGGCGACGAAGGCGCCCACGACCTGCGCCAGCCAGTAG
Proteins encoded:
- a CDS encoding MIP/aquaporin family protein; this translates as MAERTVRRRGYREGLGGELAAEFLGTFVLILLGVGSVAVAVAGLPGSGRQTGDFGPANWLIISWGWGLAVVFGVYVAGGISGAHINPAVTLGFAARRDFPWRKVLPYWLAQVVGAFVAAALIYATYRWAIDAAIKKEGVPRDESLPTFSIFATYPAEYFGDSWWGPLLDQIVGTGILLLLICALIDKRNTAPMSNLHPFLIGLVVVAIGLSFGTNAGYAINPARDLGPRLLTYFEGWGSIALPGTFEWFNGYWWIPIVGPLIGGLAGVAVYDLLISPLIRARGVEREEGPATEEP
- a CDS encoding carbonic anhydrase family protein; its protein translation is MAHTVRTHRGRCGLPPRTAHEVRTGGHRDPAPPQTEPDATPRAPGHYAVVAVFLHPGDPNPALDRLLHAASRDTRPRPVPGVEFDALLPTCTESYRYTGSTTTCPYLPGVRWHLLTHPVQATRAALDHYRTVLPDGNARPVQRLGRRRIRGDRHRWW
- a CDS encoding ADP-ribosylglycohydrolase family protein — encoded protein: MKRATGALLGLAVGDAMGFPTEFSTLAQIEAKFGPWRSLPLPVSSGTAYVTDDTQMTLALGEALHTVLAGGPLTAERMEPPVRAHFLSWYHSPENNRAPGGTCLRACEALERGGAWQRASVVGSKGCGANMRVAPLGLIPGLSAQQRSGAAQLQSGLTHGHPTALAASDLTAHTVHLLAQGTAPQELLPLLRAYGEANRAVYRADWLGDLAEHTRDSDRISFISRGWEECLAVLDRVEATLPDADPDADPCLATGEGWIAEEAFATALFCFLQHPDDPPAAVRRGAYSCGDSDSIAALAGAFAGAYHGVAAWPSEWVEVIEYRERLLALGAAWDQ
- a CDS encoding sulfatase; translated protein: MLITGITGALALGTPARAARTEPDRPVNILFAIADDWGYPDAGAYGSPAARTPTFDRLAHEGALFTRAFCAAPSCTPSRNAILTGQAPHRLGAGANLWSELPATFEVYPELLEEAGYRIGRMRKGYGPGVFPQWPHDPAGPGFPSFAEFLQGQPERMPFCFWLGSSDPHRPYDPELGEQSGIDPAAVDVPPYLPDTPEVRADAVNYLAEVQRFDREVGDALRLLDERGLAEDTIVVMTSDHGWPWPRAKTNLYDAGTHVPLAIRWPGRATPGTVIDRLTVLSDLAPTFLHAAGLPIPTAMTGQSLLPALSDTAAPRKFVVLERERHTHAREGNLSYPVRALRTDRWLYVRNFFPERWPAGDPDFASPNQGVFGDIDAGPTKTQLLENRHEPGFAGAFRLATGKRPKEELYDLASDPHSLKNLADDPERAGVKARLREQLRNWMLRTGDPRATDPRTDFWDKVEYFG